From one Solanum stenotomum isolate F172 chromosome 12, ASM1918654v1, whole genome shotgun sequence genomic stretch:
- the LOC125847547 gene encoding uncharacterized protein LOC125847547, whose amino-acid sequence MNWVQRKIYLYNVTFGLYMLDWWERCLFNILVLVLLWFMCYNGFRFASELFNRQMW is encoded by the exons ATGAATTGGGTTCAACGGAAAATTTATCTCTACAACGTTACTTTTGGTTTGTATATGCTCGACTGGTGGGAACGTTGTCTCTTCa atattttggtGCTTGTGTTGCTATGGTTTATGTGTTACAACGGGTTTCGATTTGCTTCTGAGCTCTTCAATAG
- the LOC125847533 gene encoding splicing factor U2af large subunit B isoform X3: MLPNMFPLTSGQFGALPVMPIQAMTQQATRHARRVYVGGLPATSNEQSVATFFSHVMSAIGGNTAGPGDAVVNVYINYEKKFAFVEMRSVEEASNAMALDGIIFEGAPCKVRRPSDYNPSLAATLGPSQPNPNLNLAAVGLSPGSAGGLEGPDRIFVGGLPYYFTEAQIRELLESFGALRGFDLVKDRETGNSKGYAFCVYQDVSVTDIACAALNGIKMGDKTLTVRRANQGTTQPKPEQESVLLHAQQQIALQRFMLQPGALATKVLCLTQVVEVDELSNDEDYQDILEDMRTECGKFGPLVNVVIPRPSPDGEHAPGVGKVFLEYGDVESASKARQSLNGRKFGGNQVVAVFYPENKFYEGDYDG, encoded by the exons ATGTTGCCCAACATGTTTCCTTTAACATCGGGCCAG TTTGGAGCTCTTCCTGTTATGCCGATCCAGGCAATGACACAACAG GCTACTAGGCATGCTCGGCGAGTTTATGTCGGTGGACTTCCTGCTACTTCAAATGAACAG TCTGTTGCGACCTTCTTTAGTCATGTTATGTCTGCAATTGGAGGAAATACAGCTGGTCCAG GTGATGCTGTTGTCAATGTCTATATAAACTATGAGAAGAAGTTTGCTTTTGTTGAAATGAGATCTGTAGAGGAAGCTAGTAATGCCATGGCATTGGATGGCATCATATTTGAG GGTGCACCTTGTAAGGTCAGAAGACCCAGTGATTACAACCCTTCTCTGGCTGCTACTCTTGGTCCTAGCCAACCAAACCCAAACCTCAACCTGGCAGCTGTTGGATTGTCCCCAGGTTCTGCAGGAGGGCTTGAAGGCCCTGATCGTATTTTTGTTGGTGGTTTGCCCTACTATTTCACAGAAGCACAGATTAGGGAGCTGTTAGAGTCTTTTGGTGCACTTAGAGGATTTGATCTGGTCAAAGATAGAGAAACTGGGAACTCAAAAGGCTATGCCTTTTGTGTCTATCAGGATGTTTCCGTTACTGATATTGCTTGTGCAGCTCTCAATGGGATTAAGATGGGTGATAAAACCCTTACTGTTAGGCGTGCTAACCAGGGTACGACACAACCTAAACCTGAGCAAGAGAGTGTATTGTTGCATGCACAACAGCAGATAGCTTTGCAG AGATTTATGTTACAACCTGGTGCATTAGCCACAAAGGTCTTGTGCTTAACACAAGTTGTTGAGGTAGATGAGCTCAGTAATGATGAGGACTATCAAGATATTTTAGAAGACATGAGAACTGAATGTGGAAAATTTG GTCCACTGGTGAATGTTGTTATTCCACGGCCAAGTCCTGATGGTGAGCACGCACCAGGGGTTGGAAAG GTATTTTTGGAGTATGGAGATGTAGAAAGTGCCAGCAAAGCTCGGCAAAGTTTGAATGGAAGAAAATTTGGTGGCAACCAAGTTGTAGCTGTCTTCTATCCAGAAAACAAGTTCTATGAAGGGGACTATGATGGTTAG
- the LOC125847533 gene encoding splicing factor U2af large subunit B isoform X1 gives MPDYEANGEDIDNYGASPLPKSRSSHGGSNPDDFTDSKPQHNSREYEKDKSSSRSREKDREKGRDRDRDRGRERDKDRDRERDKDRDRHHRDRHRDRSDRRERERTRDRDDDERHRTRDYDKQRDHDKDRESRHRHRSRSRGRSEHKSRSRSRSRSKSKRISGFDMAPPTTAMLPGATAAAGQVPGTSPAIPGMLPNMFPLTSGQFGALPVMPIQAMTQQATRHARRVYVGGLPATSNEQSVATFFSHVMSAIGGNTAGPGDAVVNVYINYEKKFAFVEMRSVEEASNAMALDGIIFEGAPCKVRRPSDYNPSLAATLGPSQPNPNLNLAAVGLSPGSAGGLEGPDRIFVGGLPYYFTEAQIRELLESFGALRGFDLVKDRETGNSKGYAFCVYQDVSVTDIACAALNGIKMGDKTLTVRRANQGTTQPKPEQESVLLHAQQQIALQRFMLQPGALATKVLCLTQVVEVDELSNDEDYQDILEDMRTECGKFGPLVNVVIPRPSPDGEHAPGVGKVFLEYGDVESASKARQSLNGRKFGGNQVVAVFYPENKFYEGDYDG, from the exons ATGCCGGACTACGAAGCCAATGGAGAAGACATAGACAATTACGGCGCTTCTCCCCTTCCCAAATCCAGAAGTAGCCATGGCGGCTCTAACCCCGATGATTTCACCGACTCCAAGCCTCAG CATAATTCTCGTGAGTATGAAAAAGATAAGAGCTCGTCAAGAAGCAGGGAAAAGGATAGGGAGAAAGGGCGTGATAGGGACCGAGACAGGGGTAGGGAAAGAGACAAAGACAGGGACAGAGAGAGGGACAAGGACCGTGATCGTCATCACAGAGATCGTCATAGGGATCGGAGTGACAGAAGGGAGAGGGAGAGGACCAGAGATAGAGATGATGATGAACGTCATCGAACTCGAGATTATGACAA GCAAAGAGATCATGACAAAGATAGAGAGAGTCGGCATAGACACAGGTCTCGTTCAAGGGGTAGATCTGAGCATAAATCAAGGTCTCGATCTCGTTCCCGGTCCAAGAG CAAAAGGATTAGTGGTTTTGATATGGCACCTCCTACCACTGCAATGTTACCTGGTGCTACAGCTGCTGCAG GTCAAGTTCCCGGGACAAGCCCAGCAATTCCTGGAATGTTGCCCAACATGTTTCCTTTAACATCGGGCCAG TTTGGAGCTCTTCCTGTTATGCCGATCCAGGCAATGACACAACAG GCTACTAGGCATGCTCGGCGAGTTTATGTCGGTGGACTTCCTGCTACTTCAAATGAACAG TCTGTTGCGACCTTCTTTAGTCATGTTATGTCTGCAATTGGAGGAAATACAGCTGGTCCAG GTGATGCTGTTGTCAATGTCTATATAAACTATGAGAAGAAGTTTGCTTTTGTTGAAATGAGATCTGTAGAGGAAGCTAGTAATGCCATGGCATTGGATGGCATCATATTTGAG GGTGCACCTTGTAAGGTCAGAAGACCCAGTGATTACAACCCTTCTCTGGCTGCTACTCTTGGTCCTAGCCAACCAAACCCAAACCTCAACCTGGCAGCTGTTGGATTGTCCCCAGGTTCTGCAGGAGGGCTTGAAGGCCCTGATCGTATTTTTGTTGGTGGTTTGCCCTACTATTTCACAGAAGCACAGATTAGGGAGCTGTTAGAGTCTTTTGGTGCACTTAGAGGATTTGATCTGGTCAAAGATAGAGAAACTGGGAACTCAAAAGGCTATGCCTTTTGTGTCTATCAGGATGTTTCCGTTACTGATATTGCTTGTGCAGCTCTCAATGGGATTAAGATGGGTGATAAAACCCTTACTGTTAGGCGTGCTAACCAGGGTACGACACAACCTAAACCTGAGCAAGAGAGTGTATTGTTGCATGCACAACAGCAGATAGCTTTGCAG AGATTTATGTTACAACCTGGTGCATTAGCCACAAAGGTCTTGTGCTTAACACAAGTTGTTGAGGTAGATGAGCTCAGTAATGATGAGGACTATCAAGATATTTTAGAAGACATGAGAACTGAATGTGGAAAATTTG GTCCACTGGTGAATGTTGTTATTCCACGGCCAAGTCCTGATGGTGAGCACGCACCAGGGGTTGGAAAG GTATTTTTGGAGTATGGAGATGTAGAAAGTGCCAGCAAAGCTCGGCAAAGTTTGAATGGAAGAAAATTTGGTGGCAACCAAGTTGTAGCTGTCTTCTATCCAGAAAACAAGTTCTATGAAGGGGACTATGATGGTTAG
- the LOC125847533 gene encoding splicing factor U2af large subunit B isoform X2 translates to MPDYEANGEDIDNYGASPLPKSRSSHGGSNPDDFTDSKPQHNSREYEKDKSSSRSREKDREKGRDRDRDRGRERDKDRDRERDKDRDRHHRDRHRDRSDRRERERTRDRDDDERHRTRDYDKQRDHDKDRESRHRHRSRSRGRSEHKSRSRSRSRSKRISGFDMAPPTTAMLPGATAAAGQVPGTSPAIPGMLPNMFPLTSGQFGALPVMPIQAMTQQATRHARRVYVGGLPATSNEQSVATFFSHVMSAIGGNTAGPGDAVVNVYINYEKKFAFVEMRSVEEASNAMALDGIIFEGAPCKVRRPSDYNPSLAATLGPSQPNPNLNLAAVGLSPGSAGGLEGPDRIFVGGLPYYFTEAQIRELLESFGALRGFDLVKDRETGNSKGYAFCVYQDVSVTDIACAALNGIKMGDKTLTVRRANQGTTQPKPEQESVLLHAQQQIALQRFMLQPGALATKVLCLTQVVEVDELSNDEDYQDILEDMRTECGKFGPLVNVVIPRPSPDGEHAPGVGKVFLEYGDVESASKARQSLNGRKFGGNQVVAVFYPENKFYEGDYDG, encoded by the exons ATGCCGGACTACGAAGCCAATGGAGAAGACATAGACAATTACGGCGCTTCTCCCCTTCCCAAATCCAGAAGTAGCCATGGCGGCTCTAACCCCGATGATTTCACCGACTCCAAGCCTCAG CATAATTCTCGTGAGTATGAAAAAGATAAGAGCTCGTCAAGAAGCAGGGAAAAGGATAGGGAGAAAGGGCGTGATAGGGACCGAGACAGGGGTAGGGAAAGAGACAAAGACAGGGACAGAGAGAGGGACAAGGACCGTGATCGTCATCACAGAGATCGTCATAGGGATCGGAGTGACAGAAGGGAGAGGGAGAGGACCAGAGATAGAGATGATGATGAACGTCATCGAACTCGAGATTATGACAA GCAAAGAGATCATGACAAAGATAGAGAGAGTCGGCATAGACACAGGTCTCGTTCAAGGGGTAGATCTGAGCATAAATCAAGGTCTCGATCTCGTTCCCGGTCCAAGAG GATTAGTGGTTTTGATATGGCACCTCCTACCACTGCAATGTTACCTGGTGCTACAGCTGCTGCAG GTCAAGTTCCCGGGACAAGCCCAGCAATTCCTGGAATGTTGCCCAACATGTTTCCTTTAACATCGGGCCAG TTTGGAGCTCTTCCTGTTATGCCGATCCAGGCAATGACACAACAG GCTACTAGGCATGCTCGGCGAGTTTATGTCGGTGGACTTCCTGCTACTTCAAATGAACAG TCTGTTGCGACCTTCTTTAGTCATGTTATGTCTGCAATTGGAGGAAATACAGCTGGTCCAG GTGATGCTGTTGTCAATGTCTATATAAACTATGAGAAGAAGTTTGCTTTTGTTGAAATGAGATCTGTAGAGGAAGCTAGTAATGCCATGGCATTGGATGGCATCATATTTGAG GGTGCACCTTGTAAGGTCAGAAGACCCAGTGATTACAACCCTTCTCTGGCTGCTACTCTTGGTCCTAGCCAACCAAACCCAAACCTCAACCTGGCAGCTGTTGGATTGTCCCCAGGTTCTGCAGGAGGGCTTGAAGGCCCTGATCGTATTTTTGTTGGTGGTTTGCCCTACTATTTCACAGAAGCACAGATTAGGGAGCTGTTAGAGTCTTTTGGTGCACTTAGAGGATTTGATCTGGTCAAAGATAGAGAAACTGGGAACTCAAAAGGCTATGCCTTTTGTGTCTATCAGGATGTTTCCGTTACTGATATTGCTTGTGCAGCTCTCAATGGGATTAAGATGGGTGATAAAACCCTTACTGTTAGGCGTGCTAACCAGGGTACGACACAACCTAAACCTGAGCAAGAGAGTGTATTGTTGCATGCACAACAGCAGATAGCTTTGCAG AGATTTATGTTACAACCTGGTGCATTAGCCACAAAGGTCTTGTGCTTAACACAAGTTGTTGAGGTAGATGAGCTCAGTAATGATGAGGACTATCAAGATATTTTAGAAGACATGAGAACTGAATGTGGAAAATTTG GTCCACTGGTGAATGTTGTTATTCCACGGCCAAGTCCTGATGGTGAGCACGCACCAGGGGTTGGAAAG GTATTTTTGGAGTATGGAGATGTAGAAAGTGCCAGCAAAGCTCGGCAAAGTTTGAATGGAAGAAAATTTGGTGGCAACCAAGTTGTAGCTGTCTTCTATCCAGAAAACAAGTTCTATGAAGGGGACTATGATGGTTAG
- the LOC125847540 gene encoding pentatricopeptide repeat-containing protein At4g36680, mitochondrial-like, whose translation MSSSISLRLARHLSTSAAAAAATTATATAAASSTSGATISISKAKSKLKSEHDPDKALKIYSSVSNHYTSPLSSRYAQEYTVKRLAKSHRFSDIEAFLESHKDDKKITQEPFLSSIIRSYGLAGMFDQALKTYLQMDDLGTPRSAVSFNVLLSACVNSKLYDRVPQLFDEMPKKHGFLPDKVSYGVLIRSYCEMGKPELAMEKLKEMEEKGVEITAVTFTTILHSLYKGGRSDEAEKVWNEMVKRGCGPDVGAYNVKIMNIQGGDPEGVKGLIEEMSNVGLKPDTISYNYLMSCYCRNGMMDEAEKVYEDLETKGCNPNASTFRTLIFYLCKNELFETGYKIFGESVRANKIPDVNTLKYLVHGLAKSSKAKEAKEMIRTMKKKFPANVVKVWTKLEDELGLAKVDISDIKSNAA comes from the coding sequence ATGTCTTCTTCCATTTCCCTGCGCCTGGCGCGCCACCTCTCAACCTCGGCAGCCGCCGCCGCCGCCACCACTGCCACTGCCACTGCCGCTGCTTCTTCAACATCCGGCGCAACCATCTCTATCTCCAAAGCAAAATCCAAGCTCAAGTCTGAGCACGATCCAGACAAAGCCCTAAAGATTTACTCCTCTGTTTCTAACCATTACACTTCTCCTTTATCCTCCCGTTATGCACAAGAATACACAGTCAAACGCCTTGCTAAGTCCCATCGTTTCTCCGACATCGAAGCCTTCCTCGAGTCTCACAAGGATGACAAAAAAATTACCCAGGAACCCTTCCTTTCCTCTATAATTCGTTCGTATGGATTAGCTGGAATGTTTGATCAGGCGCTTAAAACTTATCTTCAAATGGACGATTTAGGTACCCCTAGATCAGCAGTTTCGTTCAACGTGCTTCTTTCAGCTTGTGTGAACTCCAAATTATATGATCGTGTTCCCCAGCTGTTTGATGAAATGCCAAAGAAGCATGGATTCTTACCTGATAAAGTTTCGTATGGTGTATTGATTAGGTCTTACTGTGAAATGGGGAAGCCTGAATTGGCAATGGAGAAACTTAAGGAGATGGAAGAGAAAGGTGTTGAAATTACAGCTGTTACTTTCACAACCATATTGCATTCCTTGTATAAGGGAGGAAGGAGTGATGAGGCTGAGAAGGTTTGGAATGAGATGGTGAAGAGAGGTTGCGGTCCGGATGTTGGTGCTTACAATGTAAAGATTATGAACATTCAGGGTGGTGATCCTGAGGGAGTGAAGGGTTTAATTGAGGAAATGAGCAATGTGGGCTTAAAACCCGACACGATCAGTTACAATTACTTGATGTCTTGTTACTGTAGGAATGGGATGATGGATGAAGCTGAGAAAGTTTATGAGGATTTGGAGACAAAGGGGTGCAATCCAAATGCTTCAACTTTTAGAACTTTGATATTCTATTTGTGTAAGAATGAACTGTTTGAGACAGGGTATAAAATATTCGGGGAGAGTGTGAGAGCAAACAAGATTCCGGATGTCAATACACTGAAGTACTTGGTGCATGGTTTGGCGAAGAGTTCAAAGGCGaaagaagcaaaagaaatgATCAGGACAATGAAGAAGAAGTTCCCTGCTAATGTGGTGAAAGTTTGGACCAAGTTAGAGGATGAGCTTGGTTTGGCTAAAGTCGACATCAGTGATATCAAGTCTAATGCTGCTTag